In a genomic window of Amycolatopsis japonica:
- a CDS encoding DUF4349 domain-containing protein, with the protein MHKRVRWVAAAGIVLALAGCSANDSGGESAAMPMSADTKQAAPKEGVPNKEATDSKAGSDKAPAPAGQPGITDRKLVRTASLELTAPNVADVISQVRVITQGAAGYTGQESTQEKRASVNVIVPSERLDGVLDQLGKLGKQVRREVTATDVTEQMVDVESRLATQRASVERIRALLARATSVSEIASVESELTSREAELESLQKRRESLAGSVAMSTISLQVKAETVAASEESRSGFLGGLAGGWDAFLTFGGGLLTAIGAMAPFLLVFGVPVAALVWWLRKRRRPAEPAMATASDLPSAPPLD; encoded by the coding sequence ATGCACAAGCGAGTGAGATGGGTCGCGGCCGCCGGCATCGTGCTGGCGCTGGCGGGCTGTTCGGCGAACGATTCCGGCGGTGAGTCGGCCGCGATGCCGATGTCGGCGGACACCAAGCAGGCGGCGCCCAAAGAAGGGGTGCCCAACAAGGAAGCCACCGACAGCAAGGCCGGTTCGGACAAGGCCCCGGCGCCCGCGGGGCAGCCGGGGATCACCGACCGCAAGCTGGTGCGCACGGCGAGCCTGGAGCTCACCGCCCCGAACGTCGCCGACGTGATCTCGCAGGTGCGCGTCATCACCCAGGGCGCCGCGGGCTACACCGGGCAGGAAAGCACCCAGGAGAAGCGCGCGTCGGTCAACGTCATCGTGCCCTCCGAACGCCTCGATGGCGTGCTGGACCAGCTCGGGAAGCTGGGGAAGCAGGTCCGGCGCGAGGTCACCGCGACGGACGTGACCGAGCAGATGGTCGACGTCGAATCGCGGCTGGCCACCCAGCGGGCGAGCGTCGAGCGCATCCGCGCACTGCTCGCGAGGGCGACGTCGGTTTCGGAGATCGCCTCGGTGGAGAGCGAGCTGACGAGCCGGGAAGCCGAGCTCGAGTCGCTCCAGAAGCGGCGCGAAAGCCTGGCGGGCAGTGTCGCCATGTCGACGATTTCGTTGCAGGTGAAGGCGGAGACGGTCGCGGCGTCGGAGGAGTCCCGCAGCGGTTTCCTCGGCGGCCTGGCCGGCGGCTGGGATGCCTTCCTGACCTTCGGCGGCGGCCTGCTGACCGCGATCGGCGCGATGGCGCCGTTCCTGCTGGTCTTCGGCGTTCCCGTGGCCGCGCTGGTGTGGTGGCTGCGCAAGCGGCGCCGTCCGGCGGAACCCGCGATGGCGACCGCTTCGGATCTGCCGTCCGCGCCCCCGCTGGACTGA
- a CDS encoding type III secretion system chaperone family protein produces MTLDETLRSSLDNAGLEYERRGEGRYFVTLPGTKKLQTNCWLVAGDHAFAVEAFVCRRPDESHEDVYRFLLRRNAKLYGVHYTVDAIGDIYLVGRFGLDTVTEAELDKILGQVLEAADGDFNTLLELGFAESIKREWDWRVSRGESLANLQAFKHLVEPSNGHEPGALTDS; encoded by the coding sequence TTGACGCTCGACGAGACCTTGCGGTCCTCTTTGGACAATGCAGGCCTGGAATACGAAAGGCGTGGCGAGGGAAGGTACTTCGTCACGTTGCCCGGCACCAAGAAACTGCAGACCAACTGCTGGCTGGTCGCCGGTGACCACGCTTTCGCCGTCGAAGCCTTCGTCTGCCGCCGTCCCGACGAGTCCCATGAGGACGTTTACCGCTTTCTGTTGCGCCGCAACGCGAAACTGTACGGCGTGCACTACACGGTGGACGCGATCGGCGATATCTACCTGGTCGGCCGGTTCGGTTTGGACACGGTCACCGAAGCCGAATTGGACAAGATCCTCGGGCAGGTGCTGGAGGCCGCCGACGGCGATTTCAACACGCTGCTGGAACTCGGGTTCGCCGAATCGATCAAACGCGAATGGGACTGGCGCGTCTCGCGCGGCGAGTCGCTGGCGAACCTGCAGGCGTTCAAACATCTCGTCGAGCCTTCGAACGGGCACGAACCGGGAGCCTTGACCGACTCGTGA
- the mshA gene encoding D-inositol-3-phosphate glycosyltransferase has translation MTIPLHGFDAAPRRVAVLSLHTSPLEQPGTGDAGGMNVYVSQTATEMARRGVEVEVFTRATSSDQPPVAELAPGVLVRHIPAGPFEPLGRDELPAQLCAFTAGVLRAEAFHEPGYYDLIHSHYWLSGQAGWLARDRWGVPLVHTAHTLAKVKNAALAEGDTPEPRTRVIGEEQVVEEADCLVANTRVEARELIELYDADPHAVHAIPPGVDLDRFTPGSQAAARRALGLPTDAIVLAFAGRIQPLKAPDVLLLAAAEMLRERPELASRLVVLIVGGPSGTGLEQPQALRELAVSLGIEAQTRFMPPQPGRSLVNVYRAADLVAVPSYNESFGLVALEAQACGTPVIAAEVGGLPVAVPHGVSGLLVPSHDAKDWAGALANVALRPGWRAELSANAVVHARRFSWRRTTDRLLDTYAQATGAFRRALEQRAEVAV, from the coding sequence GTGACGATCCCTCTGCACGGGTTCGACGCCGCGCCCAGGCGCGTCGCGGTGCTGTCGTTGCACACTTCTCCGCTGGAGCAGCCGGGTACCGGCGACGCCGGCGGCATGAACGTCTACGTGAGCCAGACGGCCACCGAGATGGCCCGCCGGGGCGTCGAGGTCGAGGTGTTCACGCGGGCCACGTCCTCGGATCAGCCTCCGGTCGCCGAGCTGGCGCCGGGCGTGCTGGTCCGGCACATCCCGGCCGGGCCGTTCGAGCCGCTGGGGCGCGACGAGCTGCCCGCGCAGCTGTGCGCCTTCACGGCAGGGGTGCTGCGGGCCGAGGCGTTCCACGAACCGGGCTACTACGACCTCATCCATTCGCATTACTGGCTCTCCGGCCAGGCGGGCTGGCTCGCCCGCGACCGCTGGGGCGTGCCGCTGGTGCACACCGCGCACACCCTGGCCAAGGTCAAGAACGCCGCGCTGGCCGAGGGCGACACCCCCGAGCCGCGCACCCGCGTGATCGGCGAGGAGCAGGTCGTCGAGGAGGCGGACTGCCTGGTCGCGAACACCCGCGTCGAGGCCCGTGAGCTGATCGAGCTGTACGACGCCGACCCGCACGCCGTGCACGCCATCCCGCCCGGTGTCGACCTCGACCGCTTCACGCCCGGCTCCCAGGCCGCCGCGCGCCGGGCGCTGGGTCTTCCGACGGACGCGATCGTGCTGGCCTTCGCGGGCCGGATCCAGCCGTTGAAGGCGCCGGACGTCCTCCTGCTGGCCGCGGCCGAAATGCTGCGCGAGCGGCCGGAGCTGGCGTCGCGGCTGGTGGTGCTGATCGTCGGCGGCCCGTCCGGGACCGGGCTGGAGCAGCCGCAGGCCTTGCGCGAGCTGGCCGTTTCCCTCGGGATCGAGGCGCAGACCCGGTTCATGCCGCCGCAGCCGGGCCGGTCGCTGGTCAACGTCTACCGCGCGGCCGACCTCGTCGCCGTGCCGAGCTACAACGAGTCGTTCGGGCTGGTCGCGCTCGAGGCGCAGGCCTGCGGGACGCCGGTGATCGCGGCGGAGGTCGGCGGGCTGCCGGTCGCCGTCCCGCATGGCGTCTCCGGGCTGCTCGTGCCGTCGCACGACGCGAAGGACTGGGCGGGCGCGCTCGCGAACGTCGCGTTGCGGCCCGGTTGGCGTGCCGAGCTTTCGGCCAACGCCGTCGTCCACGCGCGACGTTTCTCTTGGCGCCGGACGACGGACCGCCTGCTGGACACGTACGCTCAGGCGACCGGCGCGTTCCGGCGTGCCCTCGAACAGCGCGCGGAGGTGGCGGTTTGA
- a CDS encoding alpha/beta fold hydrolase: protein MKTEVVGYGGTRIGLWVEGAENTRPIVFVHGWAQSSRAWAPQLADPALSERFRLVAMDLRGHGDSEVPSAGYDDPRVWAEDLASVLDFAGEDAIVVGWSYGGLVITDYLRVHGSSRLAGVVLVGAITEIGKNRPGGKVGPAMRDAIPAVLSDDPAVAIPALVQFSARMTAAPVSGTLTQSLLGACLSTPPAVRSALFRRDVGSEDVLRDLDKPALIVHGLADAVIDPTSAEYAAGKIQGAVVRWLPEVGHLPFAEAADEFGELLRGFADQ from the coding sequence ATGAAGACCGAGGTAGTCGGCTACGGCGGGACCCGCATCGGCTTGTGGGTCGAGGGCGCCGAGAACACCCGTCCGATCGTGTTCGTGCACGGCTGGGCCCAGTCGAGCCGGGCGTGGGCGCCGCAGCTGGCGGATCCCGCGCTCAGCGAGCGGTTCCGCCTGGTCGCGATGGATCTGCGCGGGCACGGGGACTCCGAAGTGCCCTCCGCCGGCTACGACGATCCCCGCGTCTGGGCGGAGGATCTCGCCTCCGTTCTCGACTTCGCCGGTGAGGACGCGATCGTCGTCGGCTGGTCCTACGGCGGCCTGGTCATCACCGACTACCTCCGGGTGCACGGCTCTTCGCGGCTCGCCGGCGTCGTTCTTGTGGGCGCTATCACAGAAATCGGCAAGAACCGTCCCGGCGGCAAGGTCGGGCCCGCGATGCGCGACGCCATCCCGGCGGTCCTTTCCGACGATCCGGCGGTCGCGATTCCCGCGTTGGTGCAGTTCAGCGCGCGGATGACGGCCGCCCCGGTGTCCGGCACGCTCACCCAATCGCTGCTCGGCGCCTGCCTTTCCACGCCGCCCGCGGTGCGCTCCGCGCTGTTCCGGCGTGACGTCGGGAGCGAGGACGTGCTGCGCGATCTGGACAAACCGGCACTTATCGTTCATGGTCTCGCGGACGCTGTGATCGACCCGACGTCCGCGGAATACGCGGCGGGGAAGATTCAGGGGGCCGTCGTGCGTTGGCTACCTGAGGTGGGGCATCTGCCGTTCGCCGAAGCGGCGGACGAGTTCGGTGAACTGCTGCGCGGGTTCGCCGATCAGTAG
- a CDS encoding L,D-transpeptidase, with protein MIERRTVFKAALAAGAAMLAAACSSEEGGNAKPEGSGGGEQGAAPVAKITAEPAADAKDASVVTPVVVKVADGKLTEVKVTGDSGKDVKGELSADGLTWTSTEVLGYGKTYTYAAKATGSDNKPAEFKGSFSTVKPAKEVRATLNPTDDAEVGVAMPISVKFASPVKDKAAAEKALKVKTDKDVEGSWGWLSDTQVDWRPKEYWPANIKVNVEAKLYGVALGGGAYGKADVTTEFKIGRNQVVKINTPDHVMKVYRGGSESASYPCSNGLDGDVQRNTPNGTFIVMTKEPTARFDNARYGYTNVNKKWSCRISNNGEYIHENQDNAANIGKANTSHGCVNLLEADAKKYFDSAMIGDPVEITGSKLGSPTKSDVKNWFYDWKSWKALSAVK; from the coding sequence GTGATCGAACGGCGCACGGTGTTCAAGGCCGCGCTCGCCGCGGGTGCGGCCATGCTGGCCGCCGCCTGCTCCAGCGAAGAAGGCGGCAACGCCAAGCCGGAAGGCAGTGGTGGCGGGGAACAGGGCGCCGCCCCGGTCGCGAAGATCACCGCCGAACCCGCCGCCGACGCCAAGGACGCGTCCGTGGTGACGCCGGTCGTGGTGAAGGTCGCCGACGGCAAGCTCACCGAGGTCAAGGTCACCGGAGACAGCGGCAAGGACGTCAAGGGCGAGCTTTCCGCCGACGGGCTCACCTGGACCAGCACCGAGGTCCTCGGCTACGGCAAGACGTACACGTACGCCGCGAAGGCCACCGGCAGCGACAACAAGCCCGCCGAGTTCAAGGGCTCGTTCAGCACGGTCAAGCCCGCCAAGGAGGTTCGCGCCACGCTGAACCCGACCGACGACGCCGAGGTCGGCGTCGCGATGCCGATCAGCGTGAAGTTCGCGTCCCCGGTCAAGGACAAGGCGGCCGCCGAGAAGGCGCTCAAGGTGAAGACCGACAAGGACGTCGAGGGCTCCTGGGGCTGGCTGTCCGACACCCAGGTCGACTGGCGGCCCAAGGAGTACTGGCCCGCGAACATCAAGGTCAACGTCGAGGCGAAGCTCTACGGCGTCGCGCTCGGCGGCGGCGCGTACGGCAAGGCCGACGTGACCACCGAGTTCAAGATCGGCCGCAACCAGGTGGTCAAGATCAACACCCCGGACCACGTGATGAAGGTCTACCGGGGCGGGTCGGAGTCGGCGAGCTACCCGTGCTCGAACGGGCTCGACGGCGACGTCCAGCGCAACACCCCCAACGGCACGTTCATCGTGATGACGAAGGAGCCGACGGCGCGGTTCGACAACGCGCGCTACGGCTACACCAACGTCAACAAGAAGTGGTCCTGCCGGATCTCGAACAACGGCGAGTACATCCACGAGAACCAGGACAACGCGGCGAACATCGGCAAGGCCAACACCTCGCACGGCTGCGTGAACCTGCTCGAAGCGGACGCCAAGAAGTACTTCGACTCGGCGATGATCGGCGACCCCGTCGAGATCACCGGTTCGAAACTGGGCAGCCCGACCAAATCGGACGTCAAGAACTGGTTCTATGACTGGAAGTCCTGGAAGGCCCTGTCGGCTGTCAAATAA
- a CDS encoding UDP-N-acetylmuramate dehydrogenase, whose translation MSTAETPTLADHTTLRLGGPARRYAEAKTVQALVDAVREADEAGEPVLLLGGGSNLVVADDGFEGTVLKVGNTGWTRDGDLVEVAAGENWDGFVEGLVAEGIGGLECLSGIPGSVGATPIQNVGAYGCEVAESLVSVDLYDRATHEIRTLTAEELGFGYRTSILKGTDAGVVLTVRFKVSEDGLSAPIRYAELARTLGVEIGDRVPAAEAREAVLGLRRGKGMVLDADDHDTWSAGSFFTNPIIGEARLAKVLAGIVDVVGEDVRVPQYPAPGGTKLSAAWLIERAGFAKGHEGPGGRVSLSTKHTLALTNRGKASTQDLLDLAREVRDGVEARFGVSLHPEPLLINCAL comes from the coding sequence GTGAGCACTGCCGAAACTCCCACCCTCGCCGACCACACCACGTTGCGCCTCGGCGGTCCGGCGCGGCGTTATGCCGAGGCGAAGACCGTGCAGGCCCTGGTCGACGCGGTCCGCGAGGCCGACGAAGCGGGCGAGCCGGTCCTGCTGCTCGGCGGCGGCTCGAACCTCGTCGTCGCCGACGACGGTTTCGAGGGCACGGTGCTGAAGGTCGGCAACACCGGCTGGACGCGTGACGGAGATCTCGTCGAGGTCGCGGCGGGAGAGAACTGGGACGGTTTCGTCGAGGGCTTGGTCGCCGAGGGCATCGGCGGGCTCGAATGCCTCTCCGGGATCCCCGGTTCGGTCGGCGCGACGCCGATCCAGAACGTCGGCGCGTACGGCTGCGAGGTGGCCGAATCCCTGGTCTCGGTCGATCTCTACGACCGTGCCACCCACGAAATCCGCACGTTGACCGCCGAAGAGCTCGGCTTCGGGTATCGCACGTCGATCCTGAAGGGGACCGACGCGGGCGTCGTGCTCACAGTGCGGTTCAAAGTCAGCGAAGACGGCCTCTCCGCCCCGATCCGCTACGCCGAACTCGCCCGCACGCTCGGCGTCGAGATCGGTGACCGGGTCCCGGCCGCCGAAGCACGCGAAGCGGTCCTCGGGCTGCGTCGCGGCAAGGGCATGGTCCTGGACGCCGACGACCACGACACCTGGAGCGCGGGCTCGTTCTTCACCAACCCGATCATCGGCGAGGCGCGGCTGGCGAAGGTGCTGGCAGGCATCGTGGACGTCGTCGGCGAGGACGTGCGCGTGCCGCAGTACCCGGCGCCCGGCGGCACGAAGCTGTCCGCGGCTTGGCTGATCGAGCGCGCCGGATTCGCGAAGGGCCACGAAGGGCCTGGCGGCCGGGTCTCGCTGTCGACGAAGCACACGCTCGCGCTCACGAACCGGGGTAAGGCCTCGACCCAGGACCTGCTCGATCTGGCGCGCGAAGTGCGCGACGGCGTCGAGGCTCGCTTCGGCGTTTCGCTGCACCCTGAACCCCTGCTCATCAACTGCGCGCTTTGA
- a CDS encoding DUF2505 domain-containing protein has translation MASRIEHRSAFSADLATTFDAVAGEAALRARLEQIGGDDAELLEYVPAEDGVRYKLRQGISSDKLPSAVRTLHRGDLIVEREQSWKAAGDGYTGTATAAVSGVPGEITAKTSLTAEGERTTLVNSGQVKVRIPFVGGKLEGVIAEQVTKLLEREAEFVAKWLAER, from the coding sequence ATGGCCTCCCGTATCGAGCACCGCTCAGCGTTCTCCGCAGACCTCGCGACCACGTTCGACGCGGTCGCCGGCGAGGCGGCGCTGCGGGCGCGGCTGGAGCAGATCGGCGGCGACGACGCGGAACTGCTGGAGTACGTCCCGGCCGAGGACGGAGTGCGTTACAAGCTGCGTCAGGGCATCAGCTCGGACAAGCTCCCGTCGGCCGTGCGGACCCTGCACCGGGGCGACCTGATCGTCGAGCGCGAGCAGAGCTGGAAGGCGGCCGGGGACGGCTACACCGGCACCGCGACGGCGGCGGTCTCGGGCGTGCCGGGCGAGATCACCGCGAAGACGTCGCTGACCGCCGAAGGCGAGCGGACGACGCTGGTCAACAGCGGCCAGGTCAAGGTGCGGATCCCGTTCGTCGGCGGAAAGCTGGAGGGCGTGATCGCCGAACAGGTCACCAAGCTGCTGGAGCGCGAGGCGGAATTCGTCGCGAAATGGCTGGCCGAGCGCTGA
- a CDS encoding methylase yields the protein MAGRALKPVGAPTRGTTNPNRLRRVDRWLASDPGVTRLLHRADEPLVVDLGYGASPVTTVEMARWLRTVRRDVRVLGLELDAERVAVAQSAVDKPWLDFRRGGFELAGTRPVLVRAFNVLRQYDEAEVPGAWSLMLDAMTPGGLLVEGTCDEIGRLSTWVAVGHDGPRTLTLSVHLASLERPSTVAERLPKILIHRNVPGERVHELLSTLDTCWATAAPHQNFGVRARWAHAVHLLTARGWPVLNRPSRWRLGELTVPWSSVAPD from the coding sequence ATGGCTGGCCGAGCGCTGAAACCGGTCGGGGCACCGACACGGGGCACGACCAACCCCAACCGGCTCCGGCGGGTGGACCGGTGGCTCGCGAGCGATCCGGGCGTGACGCGGCTGCTGCACCGCGCCGACGAACCGCTCGTGGTGGACCTCGGCTACGGCGCCTCACCGGTGACCACGGTCGAGATGGCGCGATGGCTGCGCACGGTCCGTCGCGACGTCCGCGTGCTGGGCCTGGAGCTGGACGCCGAACGGGTCGCCGTCGCGCAATCCGCCGTCGACAAGCCGTGGCTCGACTTCCGGCGCGGCGGTTTCGAACTGGCCGGGACGCGGCCAGTGCTGGTACGCGCGTTCAACGTCCTGCGACAGTACGACGAAGCCGAGGTCCCGGGTGCCTGGTCGCTCATGCTGGACGCGATGACACCGGGCGGGCTCCTCGTCGAAGGCACCTGCGACGAGATCGGGCGGTTGAGCACCTGGGTCGCCGTCGGACACGACGGACCGCGCACCCTGACCCTGTCGGTACATCTCGCCAGCCTGGAACGTCCGTCCACAGTGGCCGAACGACTGCCCAAGATCCTGATCCACCGCAACGTTCCCGGCGAACGCGTCCACGAACTACTGTCCACTTTGGATACCTGCTGGGCGACGGCGGCGCCGCATCAGAACTTCGGCGTCCGTGCCCGCTGGGCGCACGCCGTCCACCTGCTCACCGCCCGGGGCTGGCCGGTGCTGAACCGGCCGTCGCGCTGGCGGCTGGGTGAACTCACGGTGCCGTGGTCCTCGGTGGCCCCGGACTAG
- a CDS encoding DedA family protein: MELLEYVTGLLEGTLGSPWLWVIVFLVSGLDALLPFMPSETTVITVAVLIGTDFAQLALLALIAALGAWLGDCLGYTVGAAAGPRALARLQRGPDGVRRYEWAKIQVRRNAVLLILAARYLPGGRVASGLANGSLGYPPRKFVPLDALGAGIWAVYSVLIGLVGGAAFADEPEKGLLLSFALGLLLVAAIEIGRRVRVRILTRRRAAAGTSDNGVRVEP; encoded by the coding sequence GTGGAACTGCTGGAGTACGTCACCGGGCTGCTCGAGGGCACGCTCGGATCGCCCTGGCTGTGGGTGATCGTGTTCCTCGTGTCCGGGTTGGACGCGCTCCTGCCGTTCATGCCGAGCGAGACCACCGTCATCACCGTCGCCGTTCTGATCGGCACGGACTTCGCCCAGCTGGCGCTGCTCGCGCTGATCGCCGCGCTCGGAGCCTGGCTGGGCGACTGCCTCGGCTACACCGTCGGCGCCGCCGCGGGACCGCGGGCGCTCGCCCGCCTGCAGCGCGGTCCGGACGGGGTCCGGCGCTACGAATGGGCGAAGATCCAGGTGCGGCGCAACGCCGTCCTGTTGATCCTCGCCGCCCGCTACCTGCCCGGCGGCCGCGTCGCGAGCGGGCTCGCCAACGGCAGCCTCGGCTACCCGCCACGCAAGTTCGTCCCGCTCGACGCCCTCGGCGCGGGCATCTGGGCGGTGTACAGCGTCCTGATCGGGCTGGTCGGCGGAGCGGCCTTCGCGGACGAACCGGAGAAGGGCCTTCTGCTGTCCTTCGCACTCGGCTTGCTGCTGGTCGCGGCGATCGAGATCGGGCGGCGGGTCCGCGTCCGGATACTGACCCGACGCCGCGCGGCGGCCGGGACCAGCGACAATGGTGTGCGTGTCGAACCCTGA